The following are from one region of the Streptomyces decoyicus genome:
- a CDS encoding helix-turn-helix domain-containing protein: protein MMNTSEPLGRIELSEEASRVFGYAAQRAVCGIEELTAMGLDSADAERAVKELVEMRLLCRAEGEAGRLTVVPPRTAADRLLRPLERHVRERYEEIERLRETFASLLPAYESGRARRSDAEPIELLTDLRTVQETIEELTIGARQEVLTAQPGGARSARALQEADERDRRMLARGVQMRTLYQHPARYDQPTVDHVRRVMHLGAEVRTRTDGLCRLLVFDHRVALLGLRDDPEAALLVREPHVVHYIRVFFDCLWRDASLFPVSFDSAAAVRISGEIQESIVAMLSEGLEDKSIARRLGMSVRSCQRHASEIMKAVGAKSRFQAGYVLGRLHAVARDGE, encoded by the coding sequence ATGATGAATACGTCAGAACCACTGGGACGAATTGAGCTGAGCGAGGAAGCGTCGCGCGTATTCGGCTACGCCGCGCAGCGCGCCGTATGCGGCATCGAGGAACTCACCGCCATGGGACTCGACAGTGCGGACGCGGAACGAGCGGTGAAAGAACTCGTGGAAATGCGATTACTCTGCCGCGCCGAAGGAGAGGCCGGCCGGTTGACCGTGGTGCCGCCCCGGACCGCCGCAGACCGGTTGCTGCGTCCCTTGGAGCGCCATGTGCGGGAGCGCTATGAGGAGATCGAGCGGCTCCGGGAGACGTTCGCCTCGCTGCTCCCTGCCTACGAGTCGGGGCGGGCGCGTCGTTCGGACGCCGAGCCGATCGAGCTGCTCACCGACCTGAGGACCGTCCAGGAGACCATCGAGGAGTTGACGATCGGCGCCCGGCAGGAGGTGCTCACCGCCCAGCCGGGCGGCGCCCGTTCCGCCCGCGCGCTCCAGGAGGCGGATGAGCGGGACCGGCGGATGCTTGCGCGCGGCGTGCAGATGCGCACCCTCTACCAGCATCCCGCCCGCTACGACCAGCCGACGGTTGACCACGTCCGGCGCGTCATGCACCTCGGAGCGGAGGTACGGACGCGGACCGACGGCCTGTGCCGGCTGCTGGTCTTCGACCACCGCGTGGCCCTGCTGGGGCTGCGGGACGACCCGGAGGCGGCCCTGCTGGTGCGTGAGCCGCATGTCGTCCACTACATTCGGGTGTTCTTCGACTGTCTGTGGCGCGATGCCTCGCTCTTCCCGGTCAGTTTCGACTCGGCCGCTGCCGTCCGGATCTCCGGCGAGATCCAGGAGTCGATCGTCGCCATGCTGTCGGAGGGGCTGGAGGACAAGTCGATCGCGCGGCGCCTGGGGATGTCCGTACGCAGCTGTCAGCGCCACGCCTCGGAAATCATGAAGGCGGTCGGCGCGAAGAGCCGGTTCCAGGCCGGATATGTGCTCGGGCGGCTGCACGCCGTCGCGCGGGACGGGGAGTGA
- a CDS encoding condensation domain-containing protein: MQSPLTAGQLEIWISQVLEPGSPVYNVGDYYEITGAVDAKLLEAAARTAVDEAGSLGARFLVATDGTPYQELAPAEWSFEVLDMSERPDPDAEAVAWMRAEMARPVDLTCGSLLAGALIKVSGDRHLWYRRFHHIITDGHGTAAVARRTAALYHSMHTGAPCEPNPFAPVTAAVEHDRAYRAGRLYAADREFWEKVALDWPATGRLRADAPPAPVTLQYSHHLPRQVVDAARARSERLEVSTARFLITAAALYLWQVTGADEVTFGCSATSRPTRLLRNVVAPMANLLPFRVPVEPERSVTDTFRRTDRQIGQALRHHRYRYEEFRRTLAAAPEHHGVGPVVNIVNFDRDLRFGPATGVVRTLVTGPIPDLGLYFDVHSEHAGTSVCVEANPVNYSAEEAARHAEGLGGLVRELAGVDPGLPVRALGRLR, encoded by the coding sequence GTGCAATCCCCTTTGACCGCGGGGCAGCTGGAGATCTGGATATCGCAGGTGCTCGAACCGGGCAGTCCGGTCTACAACGTGGGTGACTACTACGAAATCACCGGCGCCGTCGACGCGAAGCTCCTCGAAGCCGCCGCCCGCACCGCCGTGGACGAAGCGGGATCGCTCGGCGCACGGTTCCTCGTCGCCACTGACGGCACGCCCTACCAGGAACTGGCGCCCGCGGAATGGTCCTTCGAGGTCCTCGACATGAGTGAGCGGCCCGACCCCGACGCGGAGGCGGTGGCCTGGATGCGCGCCGAGATGGCCCGCCCGGTCGACCTGACCTGTGGTTCTCTGCTGGCCGGTGCCCTGATCAAGGTATCGGGGGACCGCCACTTGTGGTACCGCCGCTTCCACCACATCATCACGGACGGCCATGGAACTGCCGCCGTTGCCCGCAGGACCGCCGCCCTCTACCACTCGATGCACACCGGTGCCCCCTGCGAACCCAACCCCTTCGCGCCGGTCACGGCCGCCGTCGAGCACGACCGCGCCTACCGGGCCGGCCGACTGTATGCGGCCGACCGGGAATTCTGGGAGAAGGTCGCGCTCGACTGGCCGGCCACCGGCCGGCTCCGGGCGGACGCTCCGCCCGCACCCGTCACCTTGCAGTACAGCCACCATCTGCCACGGCAGGTGGTCGACGCCGCCCGAGCCCGGAGCGAGCGGCTGGAGGTGTCCACCGCGCGCTTCCTGATCACCGCCGCCGCCCTCTATCTGTGGCAGGTCACCGGCGCCGACGAGGTGACCTTCGGCTGCTCCGCGACGAGCCGGCCCACCCGCCTGCTGCGCAATGTCGTCGCCCCGATGGCGAACCTCCTGCCGTTCCGGGTGCCCGTGGAGCCGGAGCGGTCGGTGACCGACACCTTCCGGCGGACGGATCGCCAGATCGGGCAGGCGCTGCGCCATCACCGATACCGCTACGAGGAGTTCCGGCGCACGCTCGCCGCGGCCCCGGAGCACCACGGCGTCGGACCGGTGGTCAATATCGTCAACTTCGACCGCGATCTGCGCTTCGGACCGGCCACCGGCGTGGTGCGCACCCTCGTCACCGGGCCCATCCCGGACCTCGGCCTGTACTTCGACGTGCACTCCGAGCACGCCGGCACCAGCGTGTGCGTGGAAGCGAACCCCGTCAACTACTCGGCGGAGGAAGCCGCCCGGCACGCCGAGGGCCTCGGCGGGCTCGTACGCGAACTGGCCGGTGTGGATCCGGGCCTCCCCGTACGAGCCCTGGGCCGGCTCCGGTGA
- a CDS encoding TerD family protein has protein sequence MGHSLESLVIRHTHRLPFPAGPAGDGGVAARQFDGALMPVGFKLSADLLERLSGLSDETVVDIAVRTLRTVREMTGDHVQHNVYFIDFPANVPDTFAFWMQCIVEALAEDASRERTVSQLRSGVVDLLTLPSYGNYRHTYAEMLAAHDELIAAAGDRMAVLHLGGPLDDEVTALYLALAGSTTPLGGDDLDDLRVLAGHCVHGPQPEAIPVRENRALINQARLGVGADLLVDTVTDVLRLACALSDGDVTLQEPTRFRALSRPVRRALLAALDGVVATAPAKLADVQAHREPFKRLGERLHPHEYPRWPHAAAVFAVARGERQARSFDSRVEELLGMHDVTGAVELLRSAPGKLFRALDRLLRMALTEEERDAVVAAAEQVAPRVSGRVVLSVREHLHNRPEETGERRVFVNRLGRAWVAPDDRPPVLPEGRKRLISALDAEISRRLPAPDQLLIDPDVLDVALPLSGKAAASGLGVLPRGSVSPVDGELLRFFVHWKQAQRTTDYDLSALMLDADYSTLSWLSYTALTEVEGEHSGDITEAPAGASEFINLRMGAVRGTFIVPQVNIFSGEGFEDVEESFFGFMLRDAAQQGRPFEPRTVRLKSELRGPGRVALPLAFLRGSDGRWRAKWLHLYLKGSPKANRVEGNQVSVATLLRGIVERDYLTVRYLVDLMAGGTTTVTPWDGKSLPEGPVTYLGMERPEGLHPDSRVLTPENLRDLIPA, from the coding sequence ATGGGACACAGTCTCGAATCACTGGTTATCCGGCACACCCACCGCCTCCCCTTCCCCGCAGGACCCGCAGGGGACGGCGGCGTCGCGGCGCGGCAGTTCGACGGCGCCCTGATGCCGGTGGGCTTCAAACTCTCGGCGGACCTGCTGGAGCGTCTGTCGGGGCTGTCCGACGAGACGGTCGTCGACATCGCGGTGCGCACGCTGCGTACTGTCCGCGAAATGACCGGGGACCACGTCCAGCACAACGTCTACTTCATCGACTTCCCGGCCAACGTGCCCGACACGTTCGCCTTCTGGATGCAGTGCATCGTCGAGGCACTGGCCGAGGACGCCTCCCGTGAACGGACGGTTTCCCAGCTCCGGAGCGGTGTGGTCGACCTGCTCACCCTGCCGTCCTACGGCAACTACCGCCACACCTATGCCGAAATGCTCGCCGCCCACGACGAACTGATCGCGGCAGCGGGCGACCGTATGGCCGTGCTGCATCTGGGCGGCCCTCTGGACGACGAGGTCACGGCCCTGTACCTCGCCCTGGCCGGAAGCACCACCCCGCTGGGCGGTGACGACCTGGACGACCTGCGGGTGCTCGCCGGACACTGCGTGCACGGTCCGCAGCCCGAGGCGATCCCGGTCCGCGAGAACCGCGCCCTGATCAACCAAGCCCGCCTGGGCGTCGGCGCGGACCTCCTGGTGGACACCGTCACCGATGTGCTCCGCCTGGCCTGTGCGCTGTCGGACGGCGACGTGACCCTGCAGGAACCTACCCGCTTCAGGGCCCTCTCGCGCCCGGTGCGCCGTGCCCTGCTCGCGGCGCTCGACGGGGTTGTCGCCACGGCCCCCGCCAAGCTCGCCGACGTGCAGGCGCACCGCGAGCCGTTCAAGCGTCTCGGTGAACGTCTCCACCCGCACGAGTACCCGCGATGGCCGCACGCCGCCGCGGTGTTCGCCGTGGCCCGGGGCGAGCGGCAGGCCCGCTCCTTCGACAGCCGCGTCGAGGAGCTGCTCGGGATGCACGACGTCACCGGAGCGGTGGAACTCCTGAGGTCCGCGCCCGGCAAACTGTTCCGCGCCCTGGACCGGCTGCTGCGTATGGCCCTCACCGAGGAGGAGCGCGACGCCGTCGTGGCCGCTGCCGAGCAGGTCGCCCCACGGGTCTCGGGCCGGGTCGTCCTGTCGGTTCGCGAACACCTCCACAACCGTCCCGAGGAGACCGGCGAGCGCCGCGTCTTCGTCAACCGCCTCGGCCGCGCCTGGGTCGCCCCGGACGACCGGCCGCCCGTGCTGCCCGAAGGACGCAAGCGGCTGATCTCCGCTCTGGACGCCGAAATCAGCCGCCGCCTGCCCGCCCCGGACCAGCTGCTGATCGACCCCGACGTCCTCGATGTCGCGCTTCCCCTCAGCGGCAAGGCGGCCGCGTCCGGTCTCGGTGTGCTGCCCCGCGGCTCGGTCTCGCCGGTCGACGGCGAACTGCTGCGCTTCTTCGTCCACTGGAAGCAGGCACAGCGGACCACGGACTACGACCTGTCGGCGCTGATGCTCGACGCCGACTACTCGACCCTCTCCTGGCTGTCCTACACCGCCCTGACGGAAGTCGAAGGCGAGCACTCCGGCGACATCACGGAGGCGCCCGCGGGCGCCTCGGAGTTCATCAACCTGCGCATGGGCGCTGTCCGCGGCACTTTCATCGTCCCGCAGGTGAACATCTTCTCGGGGGAGGGCTTCGAAGACGTCGAGGAGTCGTTCTTCGGCTTCATGCTGCGCGACGCCGCCCAGCAGGGCCGCCCGTTCGAACCGCGCACCGTACGGCTGAAGTCGGAGCTGCGTGGCCCTGGCAGGGTGGCACTGCCGCTGGCGTTCCTGCGGGGGAGCGACGGCCGCTGGCGCGCCAAGTGGCTGCACCTGTACCTCAAGGGGTCCCCGAAGGCCAACCGGGTCGAGGGAAACCAGGTATCGGTCGCCACGCTGCTGCGCGGCATCGTCGAGCGCGACTACCTCACGGTCCGGTACCTCGTCGACCTGATGGCCGGCGGCACCACGACCGTGACGCCGTGGGACGGCAAGAGTCTCCCGGAGGGCCCGGTCACCTACCTAGGCATGGAACGCCCGGAGGGTCTGCATCCGGATTCCCGGGTCCTCACGCCCGAAAACCTGCGCGACCTGATCCCTGCCTGA
- a CDS encoding SpoIIE family protein phosphatase gives MGGLSVDATAEREDMLAAAVVKAVEASGAYAGSIFLRSRDRRSIVLAASCGAPPSLLGGWRRIAVSSPIPVAAAFRSGRTIHLAGADETARRYPQLAVALPYAFGSCSVPVGAGGETFGALAVVWAAPHGSDKLPKSRRRQLRAIANRLGASLAALRARTGDPLDCDPQAVPVETPAPSAPSVRAGLFDWDLLTGTLTGDDELCAIFGIDPGVFDDRAETLASRLHPGDRAAFRAVARVAAAEGRCTARSLRIREGEGGERYSTVELWGRVPKRGEERAGRHLVGVVIDARAGRAAAVAVDRLRDGLFSLAPDGRVAYANRSLGRLLGVGGEALLGQCLWDVLPWLADPAFEDRYRSVMISQTPASFLACRPPDQWLAFSLHPGADGVTGRAVPVGQPPSAQAPQAAVAAPTPVAATPARLGVMYHVLQLGSALTEAVTAREVCEVVADQLLPAFGGQQLALYVVRDGSMHLIFHTGHHEGFLDWLEGMPLHAHLPGTETLTSGVPLFIESQQDLSQGYPGIPVGEVSSWAYLPLIASSRPVGTCVLGFDEAHQFTTKDRGVLTALAGLIAQALERARLYDEEFALARGLQRALLPHRLPVLRDFRTTARYLPGTSGMDMGGDWYDVIRTADGVSLVIGDVEGHSIPAAATMAQLRSAVRAFAAVGHSPGNVLAGVNHTLIDLDAGLLASCCYLHLDPGGHRAYAVRAGHPPPLLRHPDGTTEVLDLEVGPLLGVDHSSAYPQTPVDLPPGSVLALYTDGLVEERGTDIDVGIDRLRTSMAHTRADSLDDLADRLLRHARRSSHRADDIALLLTEAKDGDAEAC, from the coding sequence ATGGGCGGGTTGTCCGTGGACGCGACGGCGGAGCGCGAGGACATGCTGGCGGCGGCCGTCGTCAAGGCCGTGGAGGCGTCGGGCGCGTACGCCGGGAGCATTTTTCTCCGCTCCCGCGACCGCCGTTCGATCGTGCTCGCCGCGAGCTGTGGTGCGCCACCGTCTCTGCTGGGCGGCTGGCGCCGTATTGCGGTCAGCAGTCCGATTCCGGTCGCCGCGGCGTTCCGCTCCGGACGCACGATCCACCTGGCCGGCGCGGACGAGACGGCGCGCCGGTATCCCCAGCTCGCGGTGGCTTTGCCGTACGCGTTCGGCTCCTGCTCCGTGCCGGTGGGCGCGGGCGGGGAGACGTTCGGGGCGCTGGCGGTCGTATGGGCGGCGCCCCACGGCAGTGACAAGCTGCCCAAGAGCCGGCGCCGTCAGTTGCGGGCCATCGCCAACCGGCTCGGCGCCTCCCTGGCGGCCCTCCGGGCCCGCACGGGCGATCCGCTCGACTGCGACCCGCAGGCGGTCCCCGTCGAGACCCCGGCTCCCTCCGCCCCCTCGGTGCGGGCCGGCTTGTTCGACTGGGACCTTCTCACCGGCACCCTCACCGGGGACGACGAACTCTGCGCGATCTTCGGTATCGACCCCGGAGTCTTCGACGACCGGGCGGAGACGCTCGCGTCCCGCCTCCATCCCGGCGACCGCGCCGCCTTCCGGGCCGTGGCGCGCGTGGCAGCCGCCGAAGGCCGGTGCACGGCGCGGTCCCTGCGCATACGGGAGGGGGAGGGCGGCGAGCGGTACAGCACCGTGGAGTTGTGGGGCCGTGTCCCGAAGAGGGGAGAAGAGCGGGCGGGTCGCCATCTGGTCGGTGTGGTCATCGACGCGCGAGCCGGCCGTGCGGCTGCCGTGGCTGTCGACCGGCTGCGGGACGGGCTGTTCTCCCTGGCCCCGGACGGGCGGGTCGCCTACGCCAACCGCAGCCTGGGGCGACTGCTCGGCGTAGGGGGCGAGGCCCTGCTCGGGCAGTGTCTGTGGGACGTCCTGCCGTGGCTGGCAGACCCCGCCTTCGAGGACCGGTACCGGTCCGTGATGATCTCGCAGACGCCGGCTTCCTTCCTTGCCTGCCGCCCGCCCGACCAGTGGCTCGCCTTCTCCCTCCATCCGGGCGCGGACGGCGTGACCGGCCGGGCCGTCCCCGTCGGGCAGCCTCCCTCGGCCCAGGCGCCGCAGGCCGCGGTGGCCGCGCCGACACCTGTGGCCGCCACACCGGCGCGCCTGGGCGTCATGTACCACGTCTTGCAGTTGGGCAGCGCGCTGACCGAGGCGGTCACCGCTCGCGAAGTCTGCGAAGTCGTCGCCGACCAGCTCCTCCCGGCCTTCGGCGGCCAGCAGCTGGCCCTCTACGTGGTCCGTGACGGCTCGATGCACCTGATCTTCCACACCGGCCACCACGAGGGCTTCCTCGACTGGCTGGAGGGCATGCCGCTGCACGCCCACCTGCCCGGCACGGAGACCCTGACCTCCGGTGTTCCGCTGTTCATCGAGTCGCAGCAGGACCTCTCCCAGGGCTATCCGGGCATCCCCGTGGGCGAGGTGAGCTCCTGGGCGTACCTGCCGCTGATCGCCTCCAGCCGTCCCGTCGGCACCTGCGTTCTCGGTTTCGACGAGGCCCATCAGTTCACGACCAAGGACCGCGGCGTCCTGACCGCGCTCGCCGGACTGATCGCCCAGGCCCTGGAACGAGCACGGCTCTACGACGAGGAGTTCGCCCTCGCCCGCGGCCTCCAACGGGCCCTGCTGCCGCACCGGCTGCCCGTCCTCCGCGACTTCCGCACCACCGCCCGCTACCTGCCCGGCACCAGCGGGATGGACATGGGCGGCGACTGGTACGACGTCATCCGCACCGCCGACGGCGTGTCCCTGGTCATCGGAGACGTCGAGGGACACAGTATCCCCGCCGCGGCCACCATGGCCCAACTGCGCAGCGCCGTACGGGCCTTCGCGGCGGTCGGCCACTCGCCCGGCAACGTACTGGCAGGCGTCAATCACACCCTCATCGACCTCGATGCCGGGCTCCTCGCCAGCTGCTGCTACCTCCACCTCGATCCCGGCGGCCACCGCGCGTACGCCGTCCGCGCCGGTCACCCGCCGCCGCTGCTCCGCCACCCCGACGGGACCACCGAGGTGCTCGACCTGGAGGTCGGTCCCCTTCTCGGCGTGGACCACAGCAGCGCCTATCCGCAGACCCCGGTCGACCTCCCGCCCGGATCCGTCCTCGCCCTCTACACCGACGGTCTGGTCGAGGAACGCGGCACCGACATCGACGTGGGCATCGACCGGCTGCGGACGTCCATGGCCCACACCCGTGCCGACTCCCTGGACGACCTCGCCGACCGGCTCCTGCGTCACGCCCGGCGATCCTCCCACCGTGCCGACGACATCGCCCTGCTCCTCACCGAGGCCAAGGACGGTGACGCAGAGGCCTGTTGA
- a CDS encoding cytochrome P450, with translation MTEVRDAESLSYPITPPTALEPPGQWAELRRTCPVARVTLPSGDEAALLTRYRDVKAALADPRLSREGLASPDAARVAAGDSEGIFSSPMAKALNAEGHERWRRMVGKWFTAKRMSALRPAMEAMADQLIDEMVERGRPADLVTHLAFPLPVFVICRMLGVPESDRDKFKSWSDTFLNMTRYTRAETEAAHQDFAGYMSGLIADKRAQPGDDLLSLLMDGADAEGEPMSEAGLVATGQALLLAGHETSAGFIAMMVAHLLADRRRWERLPADRSLIRRAVEEVLRFDPNGAGFGMLRYVHEDTELPGGVVPRGTTVVCSMAAANRDESAWEGADDMDLGRSPNPHLTFGTGPHSCLGQPLARTELQAVLTVLLRRLPTLRLGVAAEDLRRHEGLLTTPLRELPVMW, from the coding sequence GTGACTGAAGTCCGGGACGCGGAGTCGTTGAGCTACCCGATCACCCCTCCGACGGCGCTGGAGCCACCGGGGCAGTGGGCTGAGCTGCGACGGACATGCCCGGTGGCGCGGGTGACCTTGCCGAGCGGTGACGAGGCCGCGCTGCTGACTCGCTACCGCGACGTCAAAGCAGCGCTCGCCGATCCGCGCCTGAGCCGCGAGGGGCTGGCCTCGCCCGACGCCGCCCGCGTGGCGGCCGGTGACTCGGAAGGCATCTTCAGCAGCCCGATGGCGAAGGCGCTCAACGCCGAGGGCCACGAGCGGTGGCGGCGCATGGTCGGCAAGTGGTTCACGGCGAAGCGGATGTCGGCGCTGCGGCCGGCCATGGAGGCGATGGCCGACCAGCTCATCGACGAGATGGTGGAACGCGGCCGGCCGGCGGACCTGGTCACGCACCTGGCGTTTCCCCTTCCGGTGTTCGTGATCTGCCGCATGCTCGGCGTGCCGGAGAGCGACCGGGACAAGTTCAAGAGCTGGTCCGACACCTTCTTGAACATGACCCGGTACACACGGGCCGAGACGGAGGCCGCGCATCAGGACTTCGCCGGGTACATGTCCGGCCTGATCGCCGACAAGCGCGCACAGCCGGGAGACGACCTTCTCAGCCTTCTCATGGACGGCGCCGATGCCGAGGGCGAGCCCATGTCGGAAGCCGGGCTGGTGGCCACCGGGCAGGCGCTGCTGCTCGCAGGCCATGAGACCAGTGCGGGCTTCATCGCCATGATGGTGGCGCATCTGCTGGCCGACCGTCGGCGCTGGGAGCGGCTGCCGGCCGACCGTTCGCTGATCCGCCGAGCGGTGGAGGAGGTGCTCCGGTTCGACCCGAACGGCGCCGGCTTCGGCATGCTCCGGTACGTCCACGAGGACACCGAGCTTCCCGGCGGCGTGGTGCCCCGTGGCACCACGGTGGTGTGCAGCATGGCCGCGGCCAACCGCGACGAGAGCGCCTGGGAGGGCGCGGACGACATGGACCTGGGCCGTAGCCCCAATCCGCACCTCACCTTCGGTACGGGTCCGCACTCCTGCCTGGGCCAGCCACTGGCCCGTACCGAGTTGCAGGCCGTGCTCACCGTCCTGCTGCGCCGGCTGCCCACCCTCCGTCTCGGCGTCGCCGCCGAGGACCTGCGCCGTCACGAGGGGCTGCTGACCACCCCGCTGCGCGAACTGCCGGTGATGTGGTGA